A portion of the Meriones unguiculatus strain TT.TT164.6M chromosome 11, Bangor_MerUng_6.1, whole genome shotgun sequence genome contains these proteins:
- the LOC110544946 gene encoding olfactory receptor 2T29-like, with the protein MSNYTGQSDFILLGLFTQSKHPVLLAVVIFVVFLLAFSGNALLILLILSDTHLHTPMYFFISQLSLMDIMYISVIVPKMLMDQALGSHRISAAACGMQMFLYLTLGGSEFFLLAAMSYDRYVAICHPLRYPVLMNHRVCLLLMSVCWLLGSLDGFMLTPVTMTFPFCGSREIHHFFCEVPAVRKLSCSDTRLSETLMYLCCVLMLLIPVTVISSSYSSILLTVVRMNSAEGRRKALATCSSHMAVVILFFGASFYNYMLPASFHTPEKDMVVSVFYTILTPMLNPLIYSLRNKNVKDAMKKLLGVQSLFKKE; encoded by the coding sequence ATGAGCAACTACACTGGACAGTCAGATTTCATCCTGCTGGGACTCTTCACTCAGTCCAAACACCCTGTCTTGCTTGCTGTGGTCATTTTTGTGGTTTTCCTGCTGGCCTTCTCTGGGAATGCCCTCCtgatcctcctcatcctctctgaCACCCACCTCCACACACCCATGTACTTTTTCATCAGCCAGCTGTCTCTCATGGACATAATGTACAtttctgtcattgtgcccaagaTGCTCATGGACCAGGCCCTGGGGAGCCACAGGATTTCAGCTGCTGCCTGTGGGATGCAGATGTTCCTCTACCTGACATTAGGAGGTTCAGAATTTTtccttctggctgccatgtcttatgaccgctatgtggccatctgccaCCCACTCCGTTATCCTGTCCTCATGAACCACAGAGTGTGCCTCCTCCTGATGTCTGTCTGTTGGCTCCTAGGATCCTTGGATGGATTCATGCTCACTCCTGTCACCATGACCTTCCCATTCTGTGGGTCCAGGGAGATCCACCACTTCTTCTGTGAGGTCCCTGCTGTGAGGAAGCTCTCCTGCTCAGACACCCGGCTCTCTGAGACCCTCATGTACCTGTGCTGTGTGCTCATGCTTCTCATCCCTGTGACAGTCATTTCCAGCTCCTATTCATCCATCCTCCTCACTGTTGTCAGGATGAACTCAGCAGAGGGCAGGAGGAAGGCCCTTGCCACCTGCTCCTCCCACATGGCTGTGGTCATCCTCTTCTTTGGCGCTTCTTTCTATAACTACAtgctccctgcctccttccacaCCCCTGAGAAGGACATGGTGGTGTCTGTGTTTTATACAATTCTTACCCCTATGTTGAACCCACTAATCTATAGTCTGAGGAATAAGAATGTCAAAGATGCTATGAAGAAATTGTTGGGTGTACAATCCCTCTTCAAGAAAGAGTAA
- the LOC110552189 gene encoding olfactory receptor 2T4-like: MDNTTWISNYTGQSDFILLGLFTQFKHPVLLAVVIFVVFLLAFSGNALLILLILSDTHLHTPMYFFISQLSLMDMMYISVTVPKMLMDQVLGSHRISAAACGIQMFFHLTLAGSEFFLLAAMSYDRYVAICHPLRYPVLMNHRVCLLLMSVCWLLGSLDGFMFTPVTMTFPFCGSREIHHFFCEVPAVRKLSCSDTRLSETLMYLCCVLMLLIPVTVISSSYSAILLTVVRMNSAEGRRKALATCSSHMAVVILFFGASFYNYMLPASLHTPEKDMVVSVFYTILTPMLNPLIYSLRNKTVKDAMKKLLGVQSLFKKE, translated from the coding sequence ATGGACAACACTACCTGGATAAGCAACTACACTGGACAGTCAGATTTCATCCTGCTGGGACTCTTCACTCAATTCAAACACCCTGTCTTGCTTGCTGTGGTCATTTTTGTGGTTTTCCTGCTGGCCTTCTCTGGGAACGCCCTCCtgatcctcctcatcctctctgaCACCCACCTCCACACACCCATGTACTTTTTCATCAGCCAGCTGTCTCTCATGGACATGATGTACATTTCTGTCACTGTGCCCAAGATGCTCATGGACCAGGTCCTTGGGAGCCACAGGATCTCAGCTGCTGCCTGTGGGATACAGATgttcttccatctgacactagcagGTTCCGAATTTTtccttctggctgccatgtcttatgaccgctatgtggccatctgccaCCCACTCCGTTATCCTGTCCTCATGAACCACAGGGTGTGCCTCCTCCTGATGTCTGTCTGTTGGCTCCTGGGATCCTTGGATGGATTCATGTTCACCCCTGTCACCATGACCTTCCCATTCTGTGGGTCCAGGGAGATCCACCACTTCTTCTGTGAGGTCCCTGCTGTGAGGAAGCTCTCCTGCTCAGACACCCGGCTCTCTGAGACCCTCATGTACCTGTGCTGTGTGCTCATGCTTCTCATCCCTGTGACAGTCATTTCCAGCTCCTATTCAGCCATCCTCCTCACTGTTGTCAGGATGAACTCAGCAGAGGGCAGGAGGAAGGCCCTTGCCACCTGCTCCTCCCACATGGCTGTGGTCATCCTCTTCTTTGGCGCTTCTTTCTATAACTACATGCTCCCTGCCTCCTTACACACCCCTGAGAAAGACATGGTGGTATCTGTGTTTTACACAATTCTTACCCCTATGTTGAACCCACTAATCTATAGTCTTAGGAATAAGACTGTCAAAGATGCTATGAAGAAATTGTTGGGTGTACAATCCCTCTTCAAGAAAGAGTAA
- the LOC110552190 gene encoding olfactory receptor 2T27-like, with the protein MKNMDPKNKTTADFILLGLFPSCRYPNLLIFLILLIYTLASAGNSLLIFLIWLDPHLHTPMYFLLSQLSLIDLAYISCTVPKAATNYFTGRQSISFFACATQMFAFLTLGLAECILLTLMAYDRYVAVCNPLRYAILMSPKVCLKMAASTWMGAAAAALVHTVYPMNFPICGSREINHYFCEMPAILRMSCVDTSVYEMVKFVSTIIFLLAPFTLILTSYTLIFLAVLRMNSPRGRNKALATCSSHLTVVSLYFGQAIFIYMTPTSAHTPDQDQVGAVLGTIVTPMLNPLIYSLRNKEVIGALQKCRGRCGNCDSAGSFRCCSQKRPVLHLKRELKST; encoded by the coding sequence ATGAAAAATATGGACCCAAAGAATAAAACTACAGCTGATTTCATCCTGCTGGGGCTCTTTCCCAGCTGCAGGTACCCAaacctcctcatcttcctcatcctcctcatcTACACCCTGGCCTCTGCTGGAAATTCCCTCCTGATATTCCTCATCTGGCTGGACCCCCATCTCCACACCCCCATGTACTTCCTGCTCAGTCAGCTGTCTCTCATTGACCTGGCTTACATCTCCTGCACAGTGCCCAAAGCAGCCACCAACTACTTCACCGGGAGGCAGAGCATCTCCTTCTTTGCCTGTGCCACGCAGATGTTTGCCTTCCTCACCCTCGGCCTTGCCGAGTGCATCTTGCTGACACtaatggcctatgaccgctatgtggctgTCTGTAACCCTCTGAGATACGCCATTCTCATGAGCCCCAAGGTCTGTCTGAAGATGGCCGCCTCCACCTGGATGGGAGCAGCTGCTGCAGCCCTTGTTCACACCGTCTACCCCATGAATTTTCCCATCTGTGGCTCCAGGGAGATCAACCATTACTTCTGTGAGATGCCCGCCATCCTGAGAATGTCTTGTGTGGACACATCGGTCTACGAGATGGTGAAGTTTGTGTCAACCATTATCTTTCTCCTGGCCCCGTTCACTCTGATCCTGACCTCCTACACCCTCATATTCCTCGCCGTCCTCAGAATGAACTCTCCTAGGGGGAGGAACAAAGCCCTGGCCACCTGCTCCTCCCACCTGACTGTCGTGAGTCTCTACTTTGGTCAGGCCATCTTCATCTACATGACGCCCACGTCTGCCCACACACCTGACCAAGACCAGGTAGGAGCTGTGCTGGGCACCATAGTGACCCCCATGCTCAACCCTCTTATCTACAGCCTGAGAAACAAAGAGGTGATAGGGGCCCTGCAGAAGTGCAGGGGCAGATGCGGCAACTGCGACAGTGCCGGGTCCTTCCGGTGCTGCTCTCAGAAACGGCCCGTCCTTCATCTTAAACGTGAGCTCAAGTCAACCTAG